One genomic segment of Impatiens glandulifera chromosome 6, dImpGla2.1, whole genome shotgun sequence includes these proteins:
- the LOC124944027 gene encoding outer envelope pore protein 16-2, chloroplastic-like: protein MTGGGDLKTRTLLNDVCDLGKCPLFDLGHPLLNRVTESFVKAAGIGLVQSVSREAYFAAMEGSRSGGDNGGLPSELSGPKKQQRPFPDLRGETNNKSVEALVKNTGIECMQWGLAAGMYSGLTYGLKEARGTHDWKNSVVAGAVTGAMVGLTIENSSHEQVMQCAITGAAISTAANLLQGIF, encoded by the exons ATGACAGGAGGAGGCGATTTAAAGACACGAACGCTGCTTAACGATGTCTGCGATTTGGGAAAGTGCCCATTGTTTGATCTCGGTCATCCTCTCCTCAATCGCGTCACGGAAAGTTTCGTCAAAGCCGCCGGA ATTGGGCTGGTTCAATCAGTATCGCGCGAGGCTTATTTTGCTGCTATGGAAG GATCTCGTAGTGGAGGTGATAACGGCGGTTTACCATCCGAGCTCTCTGGCCCTAAAAAGCAACAGCGTCCATTCCCAGATCTAAGAG GAGAAACAAACAACAAATCTGTTGAAGCATTG GTGAAGAACACTGGAATTGAGTGTATGCAATGGG GATTGGCTGCAGGGATGTATTCAGGGCTTACATATGGATTAAAGGAAGCTCGAGGAACACATGACTGG AAGAACAGTGTAGTTGCAGGTGCAGTGACAGGGGCCATGGTAGGGCTTACAATAGAGAATTCATCACATGAGCAAGTTATGCAATGTGCTATTACTGGTGCTGCTATTTCCACTGCTGCTAATCTTCTTCAAGGAATTTTCTAA